TTCATATCAGAATAAAAAAACGGTAAAAGCGATTTTTGTTAGGAGAGGCGAAGGAGCATCAAAAACCAAAGGCTTGCATTTGAAAACATACAAACATAACGATTTTTTTTCATATTTCAAAGTGCCGCTTGCTGACAAACCGAACAAATCCCTCGCAACAAAAAAGTAGCGTCTTCTACCAAATAACCCTTCGGAACGACATAAGTGGGCTTAGGGACATTAGAAAGACAATAAATATTCTGACAGACCTTACATTTAAAGTGCAAATGTTCGTCTTGATGCGCATCTGCTTGGCAATGTTCGCGACAGAGGGCGTACTTGCTCTGCCCCGAATCGTCTAAAACGCGATGCAAAATGCCACTTTCCTCGAAAGTCGTCAGGGTGCGATAAATCGTTACGCGGTCGAAGGTATTGCCTACGGAGTCTTCTATATTTTGGTGCGAAAGGGCAACATTTTCATTGATAAAAATTTCTAACACTGCCAAACGACAAGGCGTTTTGCGAAGTTGGTGGCGTTGTAAGAGCTGT
This genomic stretch from Hugenholtzia roseola DSM 9546 harbors:
- a CDS encoding Fur family transcriptional regulator, which encodes MKPLQLLQRHQLRKTPCRLAVLEIFINENVALSHQNIEDSVGNTFDRVTIYRTLTTFEESGILHRVLDDSGQSKYALCREHCQADAHQDEHLHFKCKVCQNIYCLSNVPKPTYVVPKGYLVEDATFLLRGICSVCQQAAL